Within the Gloeobacter kilaueensis JS1 genome, the region GGTAGCGCTGCACGTGGGTCTGGCCCATCTTGAAGGTGAGCCCCTTGTTGAAGGCGGCTCCCATGGGCAGCTTGTCGAGCACACCGCCGTAGGCTCCAGCGATCGAGACGGTGCCCCCCTTGCGGCAGGCAACGATCGCCTGGCGCAGAGCGGCGGGCCGGTCGGTCTCCAGGCGCACCGCCTGCATCACCTGGTCGTAGAGGGCGTCGAGGCCAAGGCCGTGGGCTTCGAGGCCCACCGCATCGATGCAGCTATCGGGGCCGCGCCCGGCAGTAAGTTCGTTGAGCACTTCCCCGGCGTCCGCCTGCTCGTAGTGGATCACCTCCGCTCCGCCGGCGCGGGCAAGGTCCAGCCGCTCCGGGATGCGGTCGATGGCAATTACCCGCTCCGCCCCCAACAAAAAGGCGCTGCGGATTGCAAACTGGCCCACCGGACCGCAGCCCCAGACCGCCACCGTATCGCCGGGCTGGATGTTGCAGTTTTCGGCGGCCATGTAGCCGGTAGGAAAGATGTCGGTGAGAAAGACCACCTTGTCGTCTTCGAGGTGCTCCGGCACCTTGAAGGGGCCGACATCGGCGAAAGGCACGCGGGCGTACTCCGCCTGGCCCCCCGCGTAGCCGCCGAACAGGTGGCTGTAGCCAAACAGCCCGGAGGGGGAGTGGCCATAGATCTTCTCGATCATCCAGGCGTTGGGGTTGGAGTTGTCGCACAGCGACCAGAGCTGACTTTCGCAAAAAAAGCAGTGGCCGCAGGCGATCGTAAAGGGCACGATCACCCGGTCGCCCACGGTGAGGTTCTTGACCTCCGAGCCGACCTCGACCACCTCGCCCATAAATTCGTGGCCGAGGATGTCGCCTTTTTGCATCGTCGGGATGAAGCCGTTGTAGAGGTGCAGGTCCGAGCCACAGATACAGGTAGAGGTAATCTTGACAATCGCGTCACGGGGATTGAGAATTGCCGGATCCGGCACGCTCTCGACGCGCACCTCGTTCGCTCCATTCCAACAAACTGCTTTCATTGCCTGTTGCTCCTAAAAAAATGTCGAGACTCTAGCGCCGTCCGTCCGGCTGGCCGACGGTGGTGGCGATTTCACCCGCTTCCATCACCTGCTTAAAGAGCCGCAGATCCTCTTTGACCTGATTGTCTGGCTCCTCGCCGGTGAGCTTGAGCAGGGCCGCGCCGACTTTACCGGCGGGCGGTGCGTAGGTGAGTTCGACGCTCACCGTCGTTCCCCGGCCCTCGGGAGCAGGGGCAAAGCGCACGACACCACTGTTGTCGATGTCTGCCGGGGCAATCGAGCGCCAGGCGATCCGCTCGTTTTCTTGCTCGTCGATGATCTCAGCGTCCCACTCGACCTTGCCGCCAGCCGGTGCTTTTGCAATCCAGTGCGAGCGCTCCTGGTCGTAGACTTTCACCGACTCCAGGTGCTGCATGAACCGGGGCAGATTCTCAAAGTCGCGCCAGAAGCGATAGACCTTCTCGACGGGTTTGTTAATTGTGACGGCATGTTGGACGGTCACCGGCTGGCTGCTCGCCCCGCTCGCGGTGCTGACGCCCAGGGCACGATAAAGCTGGCAGTTGCCACTCGCCCCCCGATAAATCAGGCCGCCGCCGAGCAGAGCCAGCAAAAAGCCGCCAAAGTTGCCCCGCGACAGCCCGTAGAGTGTGAGCACCGCCCCGCTGCCGAGCGAGACCCAGCGCTCCCCCTCCCCGACATTGCGTCCGTTACCTGCGCTGCGTGTAATTGTCATTCTATTACTCCCACAAATTCTGCGGATGGCCAGCCGAACCGCCCTGGACATCCGTGCTTTTCTGCAAAGGTAGTGGTTCTGTGTCGGCTCCGGCATGGACCGCCGGAGGGAGTTAAACAAAATACTTGCTATTCCTGAATGGAGAGGTTAGCTGACAAAAGAGCGGCCCCCAACCGGGAGCCGCACCATTTACTAAAGACCGTATTGAAGCGTGGGTAGGAGTTCAGCCTGCGGACAGCTTTCGTGTCAGCACCTCAGACTGTTCTGATGGAAGGTTTCGCTCCCCCTCGGTGACTGCTAAGCGGGGGAAACGACAAAAACCCCGCACCACAGTCCCCAGACTGAACCCCACACATCTTTGACCACTCGCCTTGCTGCCGGTCGTTCTCCTTCGCTCGGCGATTCGCAGGCACAAACAGCAAAAGCACCTGCTATGGCTTGCAAGGTAGAAAGGTTTGATTTCCTTTGCCTTGCTTGTTTTCAGTATCATTGACCCGAGCAGAAGAGTACTCACACACAGGGCAGAAAGCGGCCTTGACCGAGAGATAGAATGCGAGCTACCCGCCTGCCCGCCTGAGGAGGCAGAATAGCTCCCTACTGCCCCCCGCCATCGGCGGACGACAGGATGCCGTACAGCTCTGGTCTCCGGTCGCGAAAGAAACCGAAGGAGGCGCGGTAGCGGCGCAGGGCGTCCCGATCGAAGCTGGCGACGATCACCCCTTCACCGGTGCGATCGAGTTCTGCCACCCTGTCGCCCCGGACATCGGCGATAAACGAGCTGCCGTAGAAGATCTGGCCCCCCTCGGTGCCGACCCGATTGGCCGCCACCACCGGCACGGCGTTGGCGACGGCGTGGCCGATCATCGCCCGCTGCCAGGGATCTTTTGTATCGAGATCGGGCGCTTCTGGCTCGCTACCGATCGCCGTCGGATAAAAGAGCACCTCCGCCCCCATCAGGACCATCGCCCGCGCCGCCTCCGGAAACCACTGATCCCAGCAGATGCCGACGCCAATCGTGCCATAGCGGGTTGGCCAGACTTTGAAGCCGGTGTTGCCGGGGCGAAAGTAAAACTTTTCTTCGTAGCCGGGGCCGTCGGGGATATGGCTCTTGCGATAAACGCCGAGGTTGGTGCCGTCGGCGTCGATGATTGCAATGCTGTTGTAGTGGGCCTGACCGGCCCGCTCAAAAAACGACACCGGGATAACGACGCCCAACTCGGCGGCGAGCGCCTGAAAGTAGCCGATCGTCGGATGCTCGCTCACCGGATGAGCCAGATCGAAGAAGGCGTCGCGCTCGACAGTACAAAAATAATGGTTCTCAAAAAGCTCCGAGGGCAGCACGACCTGTGCCCCCCGCGCCGCCGCCTCGCGCACGAAACCGGCGATGTGCTTGACGTTGCTTGCGGTATCGGTGGTGAGAGCCGCCTGGATAGCAGCGACAGCAATTGTAGAAGACATAAACTCACGCAAATTTTTGTCTTTGGAAATCGATTATACCAATTTGAACTCGAATAACTATCTGCACATTCTACAAGCGCCATCTTCGTAGTGGTGGCGCAGGCTGGTATGCTTTTAACCCCTTACCGCCGGTCATGATCTCTACTTCAAAACCTGCTTTTGCATAGTACTGGGCAACCTCTTTGATTGTCGCATCTCCAATTGAAAGCTTTTGTTTCGCTAACTCAGGCCAGCCCGTTGCCAGCTTTTTGAGTGCTTCGGCTTCCCACAAAGATGATTGATCTGTAAAGGCTGCCCAGGGGCTCTTTTCATCTGCTGCTGAGTGAATGATTTCAGCGAGTTTCTGTGCCAGCTCGAATCTGCTCGAAGGCAACTGCGATATAAAATTGCCCGTTTCCAGGATCGAAGCTAGAGGGAAGACCAGGGTCGTTCTCCTGTCTTTTATGGCCTCTTCAATGTGTTGCCTGACACGAGGATAGTCCCAAATATCATCGCTCTCTCCACAGGTATCTTTGCCGGGAATCGCTAACCAAACGCACAGCATTGAAGTATCGATTACTATTACTTGACCCGGCATTTCAAGATGCTTTCTCGGACAGGTTGCGCTCGATCAGTCCTTTAGAGCTAAGCTTCCCAATTGGACCTGTAGCAAGCAGCTTTGGCAAGTTCCGTACATCTTCCAAGAGTGTCAACTTGCTCTCGCCTGTGTTTGGGTCACGGTGAGAAACGACGACGAAGGGAATCATCTCAGTGCCCAGTTCATCCAAGAGTGCAGGGTTATGCGTCGTAACCAGAACATCGATCTTTCTACTCTCTCCCAGCTCTCTCAGTACCTTTAGCAGCAGATTTGAGCGCGAGGGATGCAAACCATTATCAACTTCTTCAACAACTATCTGACTGCCCTCAGGCCGCGTCAATAGTGCTGTTAAAATGGCCAGAAATCTCAATGTTCCATCTGACATTGCTCTTGCATCGATTTCAGTCGGTGGCTCCTCCGGCACCCAGGATTCACGGCAATAAAGCATCGCATCTGTTTCAAAGCGACCGACCTTCTCAGCCCAAACCTTCACAATATCCTTCTCAGGTAGTTCAGAGATATACCTGGAAAGTTCTTGCTCTACTCTTTTGCTTGTTTCCTCTGGTAGTGCAGCAAGCACTCCAGCAATGTTTGAAGCGTCACTTTGCAGTCTGTCAGACAATAACGAGTAATTGCGCATTCTAGCAGGGATAGGATCGAGGATAAAAATTTCTTGCAATGTTTGGACTACTGTTTCGATTCCAAGCGATAAATCCTTTTGCAAGGTTAATCCAGATAACTGACTTAAAATGGAAGCGGATCGTCTAAATTCTTTCTTAGAACCTCCCTTGCCGTTATACAATCTTGCCACGACACTTGGACTCGCGTGAGCGAGTTCATCTGTCCAGAACAAACGAATTTCTGATGAATGGGCTGAATGGCTCCTTTTCTTAAGCCGCGAGAGAGATTCTGCAAGCAATTGTATGTGAGGAATCGTCTCAACTGTAATCGAATACAGGTAATCTGTTCGTTCGTCCTCCCCACCAATAAGAGACTTGAGCGTAAAGCGGTCCTTTGGCTTCAATGATGCCCATTCAGCTCCTCCCCTAAGTGAAGGCATGTCAAGCTCTCCGGCAAGACAAACTTGCAGATCTTTGCTGCTGGCACTTCTATTGAGAAACTCTAGAGCATCGAGTGCGTTCGATTTGCCGCTGGCATTCGTTCCAATCAGAACCGTTAAAGGATCGATCGGCAGCTCGCCGCTGTGGAAACTTTTCCAATTCTCGAAGTAAAGTCGCTTAAGCATGGCAAAGAGGCACTACTTTACACTCTACAGCCCCGGTTGTTGTTGGGTAATGCAGTGAAAGGCACCGCCGCCACTCAAGATCGCCCGCGCCGAGAGCCCAACGGTGCGGCGGCCAGGAAAAAGGGTTCCAATTTTCTGGACGGCTTCCTCGTCGTAGGGCGAGCCGTAGGTGGGCACGACGACGGTGCGGTTGGCAATGTAGAAGTTGACATAGCTCGCGGGCATCACGGTCCCATCTTCGTCTAGAATGCGTCCTGGAGAAGGAATGCGGGCGATTTCAAGGGGCCGCTCCTGGGCGTCTCGAAAACGACTGAGTTCTTCAGCAATCGCTTCGAGCACCTCCCGGTTCGGATCGTCCGGCTCGCACGCCTCCATGCAAACGACTTTTGCTGGAGCGACGAAGCGCACCAGCGTGTCGATGTGACCGTCGGTGTGATCGTTGAGGAGTCCGCGCTCCAGCCAGAGCACCCGGCGCACGCCGAGCGCCTCCTGCAGTCCCTTTTCGATCGCAGCGGTATCCAGGCCCGGATTGCGATTGGGGTTGAGCAGACACTCGCGGGTGGTGAGGCAGGTGCCTTCGCCATCTACTTCTACCGAACCGCCCTCAAGAATCCAGGCAAATCGCCGACCCATGAGCCCGACGCGGCTGGCAATCGCTTCGGATACTTCGCTGTCGCCTGGGAGGATGTACTTGTTGCCCCAGCCATTGAAGGCGAAGCGGACAGTAGAAAGCCTGTCCTGACTATCTACGACAAAGATGGGAGCCGTGTCGCGAAGCCAGATATCACCAAAGGGGATGCGGTGAAAGCGGGCGGACAGGTCTTCGAGGGCGAGCCGGGCCTCCTGCTCCCGCTCGGCGTCGGGTACGAGGATCTCAAGCTGCTCACCCCGTCGCTCACCGGTGCGCGGGTCCGGATCGGCGATCGCCCGACAGAGGGCGGCGAACTCCTGCTGGGCCTTGGGCAACTTTTGCTCCCACAGGCTCGCGTCGCTTGGCCAGGCAAGCCAGCAGGCGGCGTGGGGCTGCCATTCGGCAGGCTGATGATAGGCGCAGGCAGCGGCCATATTCTCTCTGGAATCTCCTTTCTCAGGATGGCACGGGCCAGTCTACCCTTCGTCGCCGAAAGCGTCCGCTGCCAGCCGCTCCGCCTGATTGCGGACGTCCGGAGGCCAGGACTGGATGCACTGAACGAAGCGGCCCCGATCGCCTGCGAAGAGGGCGCGCGTCGCTTCCTCGAAGCCGGGCTGATCGCCTGCGATGGCAAGGATGAAGCGGTAGGTTGCCTCCTGGGAGCGGCGGGAGCGATCGCGCCCCGCACCAGTGCGGCGCGCTTCATCGACGAGCCTGCGCAGTGCGACCGATGCGCCGCCCGGTTGAGTGTTGAGCCATTCCCAGTGGCGCGGCAAAAGCGTTACCTCGCGCGCAATCACCCCCAGCCTCGGTCGCCCCGGACCACGGGAAACGGGCAGTTGCGCTTTTGTTTGTCCGTAGCGGGCGCGCACGTCGTCGAGGCTGCCGCGCAGGTCGAGATCGACCAGCTCGCCAGTTTCTTCGTCAAAGAGCAAGATCGAGGCGGGCACACCTTGATCGACCGCCGTCTTGACCGCCACGGCCATCTGCGGCAGTGTGCCCGCCGCAAAGCGCTCGGAGTTGGCAAACGCAACGTAGCGGGTCTGCTCGGTGTCGTTCATGGTTATGGTCCTGGGCTGAAGTCGGTCTTCTTCTATTTTATCCGGATAAAATCCGGCGTCAATCGCGGGCCGCTTGCCGGAACGGGCAGGGGGGTGCCACGATGCGATTCAGCAGAGCACTTTGAATCGATGGACCGTGTACAGTTTTGATTTTGGGACGAGCAACACCGTGGTCGCTCGCTGGAACCGGGCGCTGGGCGAGGCGGAGACGCTGGCTGTGCGCGCTTTGAGCCAGCTGGAAGCGCCCTACCTCATCCCCAGCCTGCTCTACGTCGAAGATGCTGCCCGTGGCCAGGTGCTGGTCGGCCAGGAGGTGCTTGCCCGTGGCCTCGATAACCCGGCAGATCCCCGGTTTTTCAGCAACTTCAAGCGCGGCATCGGTTCAACCGTGCAGGGCTTCATGCCCGAGATCGACGGTGTGGCGCTTGGCTTCGAGAAAGTTGGGCTCTGGTTTTTACAGCGGGTGATAAAGGCGCTGAGCGAGCAGGACGCGCCGGTGGAGGACGTGGTCTTCACTGTGCCGGTCAACAGCTTCGAGGTCTATCGGCAGTGGCTCCTCGAAAGCTCCAGCGACCTTGCGGCGGCACGTATTCAGCTTATCGACGAATCGACCGCCGCCGCCCTCGGTTACGGCCTGGAGCAGGGGGAGACGGTCCTGGTCATCGACTTTGGGGGCGGGACGCTGGATCTGTCGCTGGTGCAACCGGCGGCGATCGAGGAGGCCGCCGACGGCTTTCTCATCAAGTGGGGCCGCAAGATCTTTAGCGGCAAAGAAAAGGCCCGCACCCCGACCGCCCGCGTCCTTGCCAAGGTAGGCCGCAACCTGGGCGGGATGGACATCGACACCTGGCTTGCCGATAGCCTCGCCCGCCAGCAGAAATTGCCCAGCGGCGCTTTGCTGCAGCGGGTGGCCGAGAGGCTTAAAATCCGGCTTTCGAGTGCCGAGACGGCAACGGAAGTGTACTTCGACGAGGACAGCCTGCGCACCGCCAGGATCACCCTCGATCGCGAGCAACTGGAGGCGCTACTTACCGCGCGCGGTTTTTTTGGCCAGCTCGACGAGAGCCTGGATCAACTCCTGCAGCAGGCCCGTCGCCGCGATCTCGATATAGCGAATATCGACGCGGCAATTCTAGTAGGTGGTAGCTGCCGCATCCCGGCGGTCCAGCAGTGGGCCATCCGGCAACTGGGGGCTGAGCGGGTGCGCAGCGAACGGGTCTTCGAGGCCGTCGCCCACGGGGCGCTGAGAGTCGGGCGCGGCCTGCAGGTCGAAGATTTTCTTTACCACGGCTACGGCGTGCGCTACTGGGATCACCGCCGCTCGCGCCACGGCTGGCACCCGCTATTTAAGGCAGGCCAGGCGTATCCGACCGGCAATCCGCTGGAGCTGGTACTGGGCGCTTCGGTCTCCAACCAGCCAAATATCGAACTGGTAATCGGTGAATTGGGCGACGGCAGCGACAGCGCCGAAGTTTTCTTTGAGAACGGGCGGCTCACCCTGCGCGCCAGTACTGCCGAGCAGGCGGTCCGGCCCCTCAACGACTCCGACGAGGGCCGGGTGATTGCCCAACTGGAGCCGCCCGGCTTTCCGGGGCGCGACCGGGTAAAGGTGCAGTTGCGCATCGACGCCCAGCGCCAGCTGCGGATCACCGTCGAAGACCTCGAGACCCGGCGGACGCTGATGAGCGATCAGCCGGTCATCGAATTGCGCTAGTAGTTTGCAGGGGCGAACGCGATGAACCTGGAAGTCCACCCGCTATTGCCCGACGAGGCCGAGGCCGAACTGGACGCCCTCGCTGCGATCTTGATCGATGTCGTGGCCGGGGGCTCCTCGGTGAGCTTCGTGGCCCCCCTCTCACCCGCAAGCGCCCGCGCCTTCTGGCAAAAATTACTTCCTCCGATCCGACAGGAGCAGATCCTGCTTCTCGGTGCCCGCCGGGACGATCAACTGGTGGGCACCGTCCAGTTGCGCCTGGACACACCGCCCAACCAGCCCCACCGGGCCGAGGTGGCCAAGTTGCTCGTCCATCGTCAGGCCCGGCGGCTGGGCCTGGGCCGCCGCTTGATGGAGACGCTGGAAGTATTGGCCCGCAAGCACGGACGGCACCTGCTCACCCTCGATACCGAGTCCGGTAGTCCCGCCGAATTTCTCTACCGCTCCCTGGGCTATCAGGTATCCGGGATCATCCCGCGCTACGCCCTCTGCGCTGACGGCACCAGGCTGTGCGACACGACAATTTACTACAAGTGGCTGGAGTAAGACTGAAAACCTGCTTGTGGATGAGGCTCTTGTGGTGGTGTTCCTTTACGAAGTTCGAGAATGCCTTCCTGAAGGTTTTGAAGCTTTGCTGACTGACAGCCTTAACGATGGCTATCAGTTTCTCCAACGGCTCAAAGATGAATGGTTCTCTGGAGCGAACTGCTTTGCGCGACCTGGCGAATGTTTAAGAGCTGCTTGCGAAGAAGATCGATTGATCGGTATCGGCGGGATCAATATCGATCCTTATTTGAATGACCCGACCAGAGGCCGTATTCGACACCTTTATGTGCATTCAAACTTCCGGCGCAAAAGTGTTGCATCGCTAATTCTTAGAACCTTAGAAAAGGATGCCGTGTGCCATTTCCATACGCTGACTTTGCGCACGAACAATCCAGAAGCCGACCTGTTTTATCTGAAACTGGGTTTTCTCAGGGTTCAAGGCCATTCTTTTGTTACGCACCAAAAGGTTCTGGGGTCACTCGATCCCCGTGTTTCCTAAAGGGCAGAGATACAAAAGGGCCGCGAGGCCAATCTGGGCGGCGGCCTCACCAAGAAAGCCGGCTGTGTCTGCCGCCGGTCGAGCCGCTACGCCAGAGCGGATCCCATCATCACTGACATTCAACCGTGGAGTGAACCAATGATGAGGTGCATTGGGCCGATTGCTCAGGGCGGCAGTCTGACTATGTCGCTTCTTAACTGGACCCTTCACCCCCGGCTCGCGACGGCGGGGATGCTTCGCTCTGTGAGCAGTTCTTCGACCAGTGGCGCTACCCAACCGGCGGCGGCCTCTAAAAAAGCCGGGTCGTCGTTGAGGCAGTCCAGGCGCGTGCAGGGGATAGCTTTTTGCTCGAAGCGCTGCATGATCGCCTCGACATCGAGGATCGTCTCGTGATTCTCTGTGACAAAGCCGATCGGGCAGAAGACCAGAGTGCCGGCTCCGATCGCAAGCAGGTTGCGCGCCGCCTGGGCCACGTCGGGGATCGTCCAGCGGCCCGGTGTCTCGTGGTTGAGCCAGCCGATCGACACGAGCGGATAGCGGCAGATCAGTCGTTCGCGCACCCGCTCGTAGAGAAACTGACTCTCCTCGATACCGGTGGTAAAACCGTTGGCTTCGCACGGGCAGCCGTGGTTGATGAGCACCACGCCGATGCGCGAGGGCTGGTGCCGGGCGCTGAGCCGGGCGAGATGGCTCTCGATGTGGCCTGCGAGGCGAGTGTGGTAATCCGCCTTGTCATAAAACGAGGGCAAATAGCGCAGGTGATCCACCCAGCGCTCCTCGGCGGCGAGGGCTTCGTTTATTTGTTGCAGCGCCAGGCCGCTCGTAAAGATTGAATCGACGACCAGAAGCGGATAGACGAGTAGACGCCGAAAACCCTGGGCGCGGATGCGGGCAAGCACCTGATCGGGCAGATCGCCCTCGCAGAAGTTGAACGTCTTGAAGACCCTCACCCGTTCACCGAAGCGGCTGTGCAACTGCGCTTCGATTCCGGCGCGCTGGGCTTCAAAGAAGGCGTTGTGGGGCGAACGAAAGTTATCGCGTCCAGCCCACTCCTTTGTGTCCTTGCGCGCCAGGGTTCTGGCGAGCAGGCGAAAACCGAATTCGGGAATTTTGAGAAACTTGGCCGCCAACAGCCGGAGCGCCAGCTCGTTGTAGGAGGCAAAATCGCGGTACTGCTCGACCTCACCGTAGCCGACCAGCAAAACAGCCACCCGCTCGTGATTGTCCAATGAATCCCTCTTGAATCGCTGTCAGTCGTCCTCCAGGTTACTATCCCCAGAGGAGGGATTGGTCCGCCAGATGCCAGAAAAACTGCTCCTCGTCGTTCCTGGAGACCAGAGTTCTGCTCTAAAGCGCTGGGCGACAGAGCAATTTTGCGCAGCGCTGGCGGTGCCGTACCGTTGCCTGCCTGCCTGCAAAGCGCCCTACTTACCGGGGGCGATTCGTTCACTGATTGCCGAAGCCGGGTGTCCGGTTTTGATCGTTGCCTTCAGCGCCGGGGTGGTCGGTGTGGCGGCGGCCCTGGGTGCGGACTGGCCGCGCCGCAAACGTATCCAGATCGAGGCGGTAATCGCGATCGACGGCTGGCTGGTGCCCCTGTTTCACCAGCTACCTGTCTACCGGATGAGCCACGACGACTTTACCCACCGAACCTGCCGGCCCTTCGGCGGCATGAACCGAAGCAACTTCTGGGCCGATCCTGCTGTGCCGCACCTGGAACTGTGGGCCGCCCCCAACCGTACCCAGGGCTGGCAGGAGGATCACCGCAGCGGTGAGCGCACGCGCACCACTGCCCTCGGCTTTCTTGCCGCCCGCCTGGCAGAGCATGGTTTCTTGTAAAAAAATTGCAAAGCAAACACCAGTTCCACTGCGGGGTTCGTTCCTGTTGCCGCTCCTGACCCGGCAAAAGGCGATCCGACTTTTAGAGTTCGGGTATACCTTTGTACCAGAGCGGAGGAATATCGAATGAAAGCGCCAATAACTGCAAGCTTGATTGCTGCGCTGATGCTGAGCGGCCCTGTTCTGGCTCAAAGCAACACTGCACCGGTGGCGGGCGGAGAGTTGATCGGTGTCCAGACGAGCGCTGAAGTGCTGCTGGCGACAGGCTACCGGGCCTCGAAGCTGCTCGGTGCCACCGTCGTCAACACCAAGGGCGATAAAGTCGGCAAGGTAGAGGACTTTCTTGTCAGCCCCAAAGAAAAGGTGACCGTGGCCATTCTCGATGTCGGCGGTTTTTTGGGTATCGGCGCTCACCGGGTCGCGATCGCTGCCGATCGATTAGAAGTGGCACCTAAGGGCGAGAAGGTGGTTCTGCCTGGAGCGACCAAGGATGCCCTCAAGGCGCTGCCTGAATTCAAATGGGCCAGATAGGCTAAAGCCGTGCGCTACCGAAGCTCTGGGCAAGGGCTTCGGAAGAGTCTGACCCGCTCGTTTTATTTGCGCGCCTCAAAGACGAGGTTGAAGGGCGTGGAGGCTGCCCGACGAAAATGGCTGAAACCGGCCTGCGCAAAAATGTCCCGCAGCCGGGCCTCTCCGGCCTGGGCACCCAGGGCGAGGCCGACTTCCTGAGATAGCGAGTTGGGGGTGCAGACGAACGTTGAAACCGCGTAGTACATCCGACCAACCGGGTTGGTGTTCTCCTCAAGCTGGTCGCCCGCGAAAGGTTCCACCAGCAGAACCGTTCCATCCGGCTTCAAAGTCCGGTGCGCGTGCTGAGCTGCCCCCAGAGGATCGCCCAGATCGTGCAGACAGTCAAAAAAGCAGATCAGATCGTAGCTTTGATCGGCGTAGTCCTTGGCTGTCGCCTGCTCGAAGGATACCCGCTCGGCCACCCCACCGTCGGCGGCCCGTTGCTTCGCTGTGGCAATAGAAGGGCCGTGGTAGTCGAAGCCAAAAAAGTGGGTTGCCGGGTAGGACTGCGCCATCAGCACCGTCGATGCCCCGTGTCCGCAGCCTATATCCGCCACTACAGCGCCAGCTTCCAGCTTGGGAACCACACCTTCGAGGCTGGGCAGCCATTCGGCCACCAGATGGGAGCGGTAGCCGGGCCGGAAGAAGCGCTCGGTGCCCTTGAACATACAGGGGTGGTGCTCTCCCCAGGCAAGGCCGCCGTCGCCGCGCATCGCAGCGACGATCTTGTCCTTGTCGAGATACAGGGCCGCGAGCACCACCGCTCCGCCCGCCACGTAGACCGGCGAATCCTCGATCGCGAGCGCCAGTGCCTGCTCCGGCGGCAAACGAAAACGTCCCTCCTCGTGCTCCAGATAACCCGCCGCCGCGTTGGCGCTCAGCCACTCCCGCACCAACCGGGCGTTGCAGCCGGTCGCACCCGCAAGTTGCTCAGGGGTCAGCGCAAGGCCGTCGGCCATAGCGCGGTACAATCCCAGTTCTTCGCCGAGAATAACGTTTGCCATCATCGCTGCACCGCCCATATCGGCAACCAGCCGGCCCATAAATGCGTGCAGTTTGGCCTCATCCATGACCTGCGCCCCTCCAAGATCGGGTTTATCGATCTCGTAGGTCGCTGGAGCTTCTGTTATGCGTCTCTTGCAAAGTTCTGGAGTGTACAGGCCGTCGTAGCCCGCCGGATTACAACGCTCAAAGACACTCCCGGCAGGGTGATCCTCCAAGCCGGTGTGCTAAGCCGCAGCGGGCGGTCCGAACCAGGTGGCCAGTGCGTCAGCGAGGCCCAGGCCAGTTGCGTCTCCCACCCAGGCCACATACCCGTCGGGTCGAATCAGCACGGCGGCGGGAGCAGTGACCGCCTCGACGACCGGCAGCTCCCACGTACCGGCGTACCTGGCGTCGATTGAGCGAACCCGACCTGACCAGGGAGCAAGGTCGAGGCTGCCGGGCTCACCGAGGTTGAGAAACACTGGCCGGGCATCGTGCAGCAGAGTGAAGACCCGCAGCGGGCCGTCGGCACTCACCAGATCGAGATCCGGCATCCGGCGTCCGAGCAGCGGATGCCCTGCGCCGAGGTCGTAATGAATGCCCAGGCCGGACATCTCTGCAGCCAACCGTCTGCGGGGCTCCTCCATGCTGAGGAACTCGCAAACGTAGTCGCTCAGAGCTTTGGTGCGGTCGTCTGGGCGGCGAAGCGCGATCTGCGCCATCGTGTTGCGCAGCAACCGAGCAGCGACCGGGTGGCGCTCGGCGTGATAGGTATCGAGGAGGCTCGCCGGTGCTGTCCGCTTTACTACCTGGGCGAGCTTCCATCCCAGATTCACCGCATCCTGCACGCC harbors:
- a CDS encoding Hsp70 family protein, which encodes MNRWTVYSFDFGTSNTVVARWNRALGEAETLAVRALSQLEAPYLIPSLLYVEDAARGQVLVGQEVLARGLDNPADPRFFSNFKRGIGSTVQGFMPEIDGVALGFEKVGLWFLQRVIKALSEQDAPVEDVVFTVPVNSFEVYRQWLLESSSDLAAARIQLIDESTAAALGYGLEQGETVLVIDFGGGTLDLSLVQPAAIEEAADGFLIKWGRKIFSGKEKARTPTARVLAKVGRNLGGMDIDTWLADSLARQQKLPSGALLQRVAERLKIRLSSAETATEVYFDEDSLRTARITLDREQLEALLTARGFFGQLDESLDQLLQQARRRDLDIANIDAAILVGGSCRIPAVQQWAIRQLGAERVRSERVFEAVAHGALRVGRGLQVEDFLYHGYGVRYWDHRRSRHGWHPLFKAGQAYPTGNPLELVLGASVSNQPNIELVIGELGDGSDSAEVFFENGRLTLRASTAEQAVRPLNDSDEGRVIAQLEPPGFPGRDRVKVQLRIDAQRQLRITVEDLETRRTLMSDQPVIELR
- a CDS encoding GNAT family N-acetyltransferase, yielding MNLEVHPLLPDEAEAELDALAAILIDVVAGGSSVSFVAPLSPASARAFWQKLLPPIRQEQILLLGARRDDQLVGTVQLRLDTPPNQPHRAEVAKLLVHRQARRLGLGRRLMETLEVLARKHGRHLLTLDTESGSPAEFLYRSLGYQVSGIIPRYALCADGTRLCDTTIYYKWLE
- a CDS encoding GNAT family N-acetyltransferase translates to MDEALVVVFLYEVRECLPEGFEALLTDSLNDGYQFLQRLKDEWFSGANCFARPGECLRAACEEDRLIGIGGINIDPYLNDPTRGRIRHLYVHSNFRRKSVASLILRTLEKDAVCHFHTLTLRTNNPEADLFYLKLGFLRVQGHSFVTHQKVLGSLDPRVS
- a CDS encoding ferrochelatase; translated protein: MDNHERVAVLLVGYGEVEQYRDFASYNELALRLLAAKFLKIPEFGFRLLARTLARKDTKEWAGRDNFRSPHNAFFEAQRAGIEAQLHSRFGERVRVFKTFNFCEGDLPDQVLARIRAQGFRRLLVYPLLVVDSIFTSGLALQQINEALAAEERWVDHLRYLPSFYDKADYHTRLAGHIESHLARLSARHQPSRIGVVLINHGCPCEANGFTTGIEESQFLYERVRERLICRYPLVSIGWLNHETPGRWTIPDVAQAARNLLAIGAGTLVFCPIGFVTENHETILDVEAIMQRFEQKAIPCTRLDCLNDDPAFLEAAAGWVAPLVEELLTERSIPAVASRG
- a CDS encoding PRC-barrel domain-containing protein, whose product is MKAPITASLIAALMLSGPVLAQSNTAPVAGGELIGVQTSAEVLLATGYRASKLLGATVVNTKGDKVGKVEDFLVSPKEKVTVAILDVGGFLGIGAHRVAIAADRLEVAPKGEKVVLPGATKDALKALPEFKWAR
- a CDS encoding class I SAM-dependent methyltransferase, translated to MDEAKLHAFMGRLVADMGGAAMMANVILGEELGLYRAMADGLALTPEQLAGATGCNARLVREWLSANAAAGYLEHEEGRFRLPPEQALALAIEDSPVYVAGGAVVLAALYLDKDKIVAAMRGDGGLAWGEHHPCMFKGTERFFRPGYRSHLVAEWLPSLEGVVPKLEAGAVVADIGCGHGASTVLMAQSYPATHFFGFDYHGPSIATAKQRAADGGVAERVSFEQATAKDYADQSYDLICFFDCLHDLGDPLGAAQHAHRTLKPDGTVLLVEPFAGDQLEENTNPVGRMYYAVSTFVCTPNSLSQEVGLALGAQAGEARLRDIFAQAGFSHFRRAASTPFNLVFEARK